The following proteins come from a genomic window of Rhodohalobacter sp. 614A:
- a CDS encoding Gfo/Idh/MocA family oxidoreductase, whose protein sequence is MTSLNRRDFIKTTALATGGLALGLSAKSYGRVIGANDRLNVVFMGCGRRVPAYYDSIGETYNSQLAYICDVKKSQRDRVFAELGNRLDYKPEGIEDIRVALDDSNVDAVFIATPDHWHGPAAWMAMEVGKHVYVEKPLTHNAAEGEYLIQAQQKYNRVLQMGNQQRSSSHTKKIIEEIHNGVIGRPYKAVAFYTNQRGRVPNQKQQAPPADLNWDLFQGPAPRRSYTHDTWNYNWHWYGWDYGTAESGNNALHELDVARWALQADYPEKVSAEAFKNHYPDDGWEMYDTMYATYYFPDDRVINWDGKSRNGFNTYDGGRGTIIYGTEGTVWVDRSLYKLFDRGGNLIRAEASGGSESGTALGGGGDMSTAHVGNFFDAIRGQADPVSPVELGAKSTHLCHLANIAYRSDSDLNIDPSTGRILDNPNAMQYWGRDYEPGWEPKM, encoded by the coding sequence ATGACTTCTCTTAATAGACGGGATTTTATTAAAACAACGGCACTGGCCACAGGAGGACTTGCTTTGGGATTATCAGCGAAGAGTTACGGTCGGGTAATCGGAGCGAATGATCGGTTGAATGTAGTATTCATGGGATGCGGACGACGTGTACCGGCTTATTACGATAGTATTGGAGAGACGTACAACTCGCAACTTGCCTATATTTGTGATGTGAAGAAAAGTCAGCGAGACAGAGTTTTTGCCGAACTTGGAAATCGCCTGGACTACAAACCTGAAGGCATTGAAGATATTCGGGTGGCCCTGGATGACAGCAATGTAGATGCCGTATTTATTGCGACTCCTGATCACTGGCATGGCCCGGCCGCATGGATGGCAATGGAAGTGGGAAAACACGTGTATGTGGAAAAGCCGCTGACTCATAATGCGGCCGAGGGTGAGTACCTGATTCAGGCGCAGCAGAAATATAATCGTGTGCTGCAAATGGGGAACCAGCAACGTTCGTCTTCTCACACCAAAAAAATTATTGAAGAAATTCACAATGGAGTTATCGGTCGGCCATACAAGGCTGTGGCATTCTATACCAATCAGCGTGGCAGAGTGCCGAATCAAAAGCAGCAGGCTCCACCGGCTGACCTGAACTGGGATCTGTTCCAGGGGCCGGCTCCAAGGCGTTCCTACACACATGATACCTGGAATTACAACTGGCATTGGTATGGCTGGGATTATGGAACGGCCGAAAGCGGCAACAACGCTCTTCACGAACTGGATGTAGCCCGATGGGCGCTTCAGGCCGATTATCCGGAGAAAGTGTCTGCAGAAGCATTTAAAAATCATTATCCGGATGATGGCTGGGAAATGTATGACACCATGTACGCCACTTATTATTTTCCGGATGATCGGGTGATTAACTGGGATGGAAAAAGCCGAAACGGTTTTAATACGTACGACGGAGGCCGTGGCACCATTATTTACGGAACAGAAGGCACCGTTTGGGTAGACCGTTCTTTGTACAAGCTGTTTGACCGTGGTGGAAACCTGATACGCGCGGAAGCATCCGGAGGATCAGAGTCTGGGACGGCACTGGGTGGCGGTGGAGATATGTCAACCGCACATGTTGGCAATTTCTTTGATGCAATTCGTGGCCAGGCAGATCCGGTTTCACCTGTGGAGCTGGGAGCAAAAAGTACGCATCTGTGTCACCTTGCAAACATTGCTTACCGCTCGGACAGCGATTTAAATATAGATCCCTCCACCGGAAGAATTCTGGACAACCCAAATGCTATGCAATACTGGGGCCGGGACTACGAACCGGGCTGGGAACCGAAAATGTAA
- the uxuA gene encoding mannonate dehydratase: MQFEHTWRWFGPYDTTSLEAIKQTGATGIVTALHHLPIGSVWTVDEINSHKKKIEDAGFRWSVVESVPIHEDIKRHTGKFNTYIENYKQTLRNLGTCGIDTVCYNFMPVLDWTRTDLQHLLPDGSTALRFDEIALAAFDLFILKREGAESEYYPDVIKPAQDFAEKLDESEREKLTKTILAGLPGSEEGYSYEEFREMLKTYDGITATDLQSNLIYFLREIIPVAEEAGIRMAIHPDDPPFPLFGLPRVVSTEEHARTLIEAVDSPNNGLTFCTGSYGARADNDLPKMVESLGHRINFVHLRSVKRESGRSFHEANHLEGDGNLAQVMKALILEQHRRKNEGHTDLNIPFRPDHGHQMLDDLEKETFPGYSCIGRMRGLAELRGLEIGIRTALELE, from the coding sequence ATGCAATTTGAGCACACATGGCGGTGGTTTGGGCCATATGACACAACCTCACTTGAAGCCATTAAACAAACCGGAGCAACGGGAATTGTAACAGCTCTTCATCATTTGCCAATCGGTTCGGTTTGGACGGTTGATGAAATCAATTCTCACAAGAAGAAAATTGAAGATGCCGGCTTTCGCTGGTCGGTTGTTGAGAGCGTTCCGATTCATGAGGATATCAAACGGCACACCGGAAAATTCAATACGTATATTGAAAACTATAAACAGACTCTTAGAAATTTAGGAACGTGCGGAATTGATACGGTTTGCTATAATTTTATGCCTGTTTTGGACTGGACCCGGACGGATCTGCAACACCTCTTGCCAGACGGTTCAACGGCTTTACGATTTGATGAAATTGCCCTTGCTGCTTTTGATCTGTTCATTTTGAAAAGAGAAGGGGCCGAGAGCGAATATTACCCGGACGTCATCAAACCCGCTCAAGATTTCGCAGAGAAACTGGATGAAAGTGAAAGAGAGAAGCTGACTAAAACTATTCTCGCCGGATTGCCGGGTTCTGAAGAAGGTTATTCATATGAGGAGTTTCGGGAAATGCTGAAGACTTATGACGGAATCACAGCCACGGACCTTCAATCAAACCTGATCTATTTTCTCAGGGAAATTATTCCGGTGGCTGAAGAAGCGGGAATTCGAATGGCCATTCATCCGGATGACCCGCCCTTTCCACTGTTTGGTTTGCCGCGGGTTGTAAGTACAGAAGAACATGCCAGAACTTTGATTGAGGCGGTAGATTCTCCAAATAACGGGCTGACATTTTGTACCGGATCGTATGGTGCCAGAGCTGATAATGACTTGCCAAAAATGGTTGAATCATTAGGACACCGTATCAATTTTGTTCACCTGAGAAGTGTGAAGCGTGAGTCCGGAAGATCATTCCATGAAGCCAATCATTTGGAAGGCGATGGAAATTTAGCACAAGTCATGAAAGCCTTAATCCTGGAACAACACCGCAGAAAGAATGAAGGGCACACAGATTTGAATATTCCTTTTCGTCCCGATCACGGACATCAAATGCTGGACGATCTTGAAAAAGAAACATTCCCGGGATACTCTTGTATTGGCCGAATGCGGGGACTGGCAGAATTGCGCGGATTGGAAATTGGGATTCGAACTGCGTTAGAACTGGAATAA